In Felis catus isolate Fca126 chromosome C2, F.catus_Fca126_mat1.0, whole genome shotgun sequence, a single window of DNA contains:
- the ICOSLG gene encoding ICOS ligand: MRLTSAGMFLLLFSALQATDVQEKEVRALVGSDVELSCVFPERHSFDLNDLYVYWQTSVVGTPKTVVTYYLSGNSSAGHEDNRYRDRARLSLESMKRGDFSLHLHNITPQDEQRFNCLVFRKSLELEKILDVVVTLHVAANYSMPVVRAPSGPSENEELTFTCTSVNGYPRPNVYWINRTDNSLLNETLQNNTVSLNAQGLYDVVSVLTIRRTPSVNVGCCIENVLLHQNLTTISTQAETVTGTEYGITESQADAPKKQGAVLSALIVLGVVVAVAVATGWVCRSRCPPRDPHRSWAARPEQTFSSTVSDENSPPGAWTGFL; encoded by the exons ATGCGGCTGACAAG TGCTGGAATGTTCCTGCTCCTGTTCAGCGCCCTGCAAGCCA CAGATGTtcaagagaaagaagtcaggGCGCTGGTGGGCAGCGACGTGGAGCTCAGCTGCGTTTTCCCCGAAAGACACAGTTTTGATTTAAATGACCTTTATGTGTACTGGCAAACCAGTGTCGTCGGCACACCGAAGACCGTGGTCACCTACTACCTCTCCGGGAACAGCTCCGCGGGCCACGAGGACAACCGCTACAGGGACAGGGCCCGGCTGTCACTGGAGAGCATGAAGCGGGGTgatttctctctccatctgcacAACATCACCCCCCAGGACGAACAGAGGTTCAACTGCCTGGTGTTTAGGAAATCCCTGGAGTTAGAGAAGATTCTGGATGTCGTGGTGACGTTACACGTGGCAG CCAACTACAGCATGCCCGTGGTCAGGGCCCCAAGCGGCCCCTCCGAGAATGAGGAGCTGACGTTCACGTGCACGTCCGTGAACGGCTACCCGAGGCCTAACGTGTACTGGATCAACAGGACGGACAACAGCCTGCTGAACGAGACCTTGCAGAACAACACAGTCTCCTTGAACGCGCAGGGCTTGTACGACGTGGTCAGTGTCCTGACGATCCGGCGGACCCCCAGCGTGAACGTCGGCTGCTGCATAGAGAACGTGCTCTTGCACCAAAACCTGACGACGATCAGCACTCAGGCAG AAACGGTCACTGGAACGGAATATGGCATCACCGAGAGCCAAGCCGATGCCCCGAAGAAACAAGGGGCGGTCCTCAGCGCCCTCATCGTGCTGGGCGTGgtcgtggccgtggccgtggctaCAGGCTGGGTGTGCCGAAGCAGGTGCCCCCCGCGGGATCCACACAG GAGCTGGGCTGCAAGACCAGAGCAGACGTTCTCTTCG ACCGTGTCTGATGAGAACTCACCACCCGGAGCGTGGACAGGGTTTCTGTGA